The Dermacentor variabilis isolate Ectoservices chromosome 4, ASM5094787v1, whole genome shotgun sequence genome contains the following window.
gctgagtgactgtggtgttgggctgctgagcacgaggtcgcgggactgaatcccggccgcggcggccgcatttcgatgggggcgaaatgcgaaaacacccgtgtacttagatttaagtgcacgtcaaagagccgcagggggtcaaaatttccgcagtcctccactacggcgtgcctcataatcagaaagtggttttggcgcgttaaaGGCCATAATTTTGAACACCCTTCAAATGATGCTGAACAAAAATATGGAAAATTGGGGGAAGCAATGAAATTCGACTCGGAAGACGTGACTGTTCCGATACGCACTGtttatttcacatattttttaACAGTTACTGTAATTTTGGAGTACTGTGAGTACTCCGCGGCTGCACGCCAGCACGCGTGGGGCTGCCCGCCGACCACATTGACTTCATGTGTGCcggactgcagcagcagcagaagcagatgTTTAATGCCCAGGCGTTGAAGCTGTTTCGAAATTGCTCGTGTTCAAATTTTTGAACACTGTACAGGAAGAGGGCGGTGATTTGCGCATTGTGTAGACAATGTTCACAGCCGATACAGGCAGTCAATACTTGCGTAATAGTGAGCGTACGCATAGCTGGCCTGTGGCGCACGTTCGACGTCTGCTCCAGTCCACCTTCTACTTGCGCCAGCGTTATGGTGCGTCTGCTGCGGTAGCTATATGAAGCTGTCCCATAGTGTTACGTGTAAGGTTCATGATCGgatgaaaagtattgaaggacctTGCTACTACGATGCCACAGCGGCCTTTCACTTACATGCGGCCGCTCTGCAGCAAAGAAGGGCTAGTTGTGATAGTTACTGTCGCGAAGTGTTCGGAGCAAAGAAAATCAGGCTATGACGGCATCCATGATGGCTGGGATGGGCGTGCTGACGAATCCGTATCCTTCTAAGCTTCGGCTCTGCAGGAAATGTATGACACAGCTTGTGTCGTCCGACGTTGCATTTATCACACCCTTGCGCGCAGCAGCGGGGAAGCTTTCTCCTGCGTTGTGACAGGTGCTTTGCTGATCACGTTAAAAAGCAGTACAAAACACAAACAGCGATTCTGAAGACTTGGGCACAAGCTCCGTTTGCGAAAACAAGTATGCGGCCGCGAGCATCCGCTCAATTAAAAGGTCTTTCGTTGCAGACCTGCGCCGTCTATGCGACTGGAGACACGCAGCAGATGGCAGTGACGCCGGTATGCGGCACAGAAAACGTCACGAAAACGTCACTTGCTCTAGTTCATGGGGCGGCCGCTGGACGCTGCATCTCGcaaaaaaatgcattaaattatttattttatgCTAGCTTCTCCCTGAAATCAAGGTTGTTTCAACCAATTTCGATTTCAATCGAATTCGACTGAAATTTCAACCAAATCTCGACTGAAAAAGTTCTGTTCAGTATCcttttagtgagtgagtgagtgagtgagtgagtgagtgagtgagtgagtgagtgagtgagtgagtgagtgagtgagtgagtgagtgcacaCTTTATTTATGTCCTGAGGAGAGAGGATTAAATCAATCCGTTTGCTCCACCATGGTCGGAGCCGGTAGGCAGAGTCTTTCGGCGACTGCCCGGGCCCTCTGGagagccttgagctgagcgaagagctctgtgcttctgagcgctgagacCCAGGAGGACTGGTCAGGAAAGTCGTGCCCGCGTTGGCGTGGCATAGCTAGAGCATTGTCCGAAGTTGTATTCATGGCCGCAGTGTAGGCATACGGTAGAAAGATCTGGATAGATCCTGTTTAGTGTCGTTGGTGTTATGTATCttctagtctgcaactgtctgtaacTGACGACCTGTGCTTTCTTGAGCTTTGCGTGTGGAGGAGGGAAATTGTTCATCctaacctatgatttgaagtgatttcgtggcATAACACGAGCGGGTCTTTGAtgtctaggtccctccaggcCAGGTCGAAGCCGGGGGCGAACCGCAGACGGAGAATGCGAGTGCTCGCGCCAGTTGGTGTGACCGCTCGTTCGGATTACTGTCAGCACgtccggaaatgttgcccatgtggACGAAGAACGATGTGATGTATGGGGACACGAGGCCGTAATCTTCAGTTTCTTGTAAGAAGATTTTGTACACAACCGTAGCTGCTTTCCAAGAGATGAGGGCCGCCGAGAAGGTTCCAATGGCTCCAATGAGCCCGACTAAATGACGGAGGCTCCTTTGTAGCTTCGAAAGGTCTCCGCaatggccatttcttctgcttcattAGTAGTGTTGGTAACTACCATGGCTGCGTTGATCAGCAAGCCATGGGCGTCCACCACGAAGGCCGCGTAGACACCCCGATTCCAATATCTGGCCGCACCAACGAAGAGGCTGTGCATTTCGCTACGTTTGATGTTGTCGAGGATTGCTTGGCTCTTGCGTTTCTCCACCTTTCGTTGTGGATGGGGTGTATGTTTCTTGCGATTCGGTCAACTGTTATTGCTCTCATGGTATTTTTGCATAGTTGCAACTTTTCTGGTTGCATGAAGATGGCTGTATGCCTGCTTCTGGTAAGATGTCGGTGCCCGCCCTTGTGAGTGAAAGCCACTAATTTGGGCATCTTGGTGTGCCTCAGAGAGTTCAGTTGCCGTGTTGCGAAGCCCCAGTTGAAGAAGTCGTTCCGTGCTAGTGTTTCTAGGGATGCTTAGGACCTTTTTTTATCCTGTTCAGATTAGTGTGTTAATTTTGTTCTGCTCCGTCTTCTTCCAGTTAAGGAAGAGGAGGGCATAGATTACGTGACTGATCAGGCAGGCGTAAAATGGTTTCATCAGGTTGTGCTCTTTCAGTGCGTCCCGTGCGCTCGCAACCCGCGATGTGACCGTGCGGAAGTTTAGAGCGCTCTTTTCGATGCGCTTTATTGCCTTCGCATTGTCATTGCTGTAAGCCCCAATGACAATGCCCGGGACCTTGTTTGTGCTATACCTAGAGGTGGTTCATCCGTCCCTGGTGTCTAGGTGAACGGGGAGGGAGCTAATGGGCTGTCTCTCGCTGGGGCCTTGTTTTCAACCGAGGAGCTCTTATTTGGTGGGGGAGAGCTTCAGTTTCGTGTTTGTAAGGAAAGCTTCCGTGGTGCCCAGCGTTTGCTGTAGGTTCTGCTTCAGAGTCTCTAGCAGGCCGCTCGCGGACCAAATTGTGATGTCGTCCCCGTAAATCGCGCACCCTACTCCCGAGGATTTCGAGAGTTTGTTGGAGAGATCGTGCATTGTGATGTTGAAAAGAAGCCGTGAAAGCTTCTGATTTGTCCGACGCTTATGGCGGCCGTTCGGTTAGCCAAATTTCTTGCGAGGTTTAAAGTGGAGATTTCGTTGAGGGTGTGCTCATGCCTAACTGTGTCGAAGGCCTTCATTAAGCCGAGGCCCAGGATGTCGTTTACATCCCTGTATTTGTTTTCGATGACGACGCTCCTTGTGAGTAGCATGGCTTCTTGCACGGACGGTGATTTTCtgaagcctatgagattgtggcggaataggccgttttttttttcgaatgttctCTCCAatagacgtcagactctggagttttgcaagatgCGTAGCGCCAcatgccggtgcgaagaggcactAATCGACAAGTGCGGAGCCCGACTTCTCTGCTAGGTTGCCTATGTAGCTAGCGACTGCAAAACAACGATCTAACTAGATTTTTGtccatatagcgaattttttgtgcatttaacacccagacagagaacTATAAATTTCTCCGCCAGTCCGACAcaccgccgaactgccataaagcgcttgctggctcactcctCAGACTGATGGTAAAAGCGACTGCAATCATGATAGCTCCGCATGCTACGAAGAAACGCcacaatcgacgctactgttgtgttgtaaattgccatgaacttcatggactgaataacaacgttcagttttaccgatttccatcgcgatcatATGAAGGGGagaggcgagagcgctggatacggaccgttaacacagcggctcgcatgagaaagagCGATAATGTTGTTCTGGTGTAATtctgttgcgtagccctgacggaggaccatGGCAACCATGccaaaactcaagaatctgcagccgccacttcgttggcaacAGAAAAGCAACGTGGCGAACCATCCTgcgtatgtgccatcgatattttccgtccgcctccgcttgattcaagaagtggaacggagagattttgCAGGTCAAATTAACCAGACATTTTAGTTGGTTTACGAATttaaaatcctgttctagagcatcgttgtatcgggACCTCATTTCTAGTTTCGGTGCTCTGTACATCCTGCGCCAATACAACAAGCGTGCTTCGCAATGTGCCGAGCCTACtggactgcgtttttcaaatatgagcaataaagttgctgtaggagcactgggtGAGTAATTGCagagtaacgcacgtgtgtaaaaaaattaaaatcttGTTGcgccaaaaataaaaataaaggcttAGGAGGGAGAGTATGAAACGACAGATCGAGCGCTGAAAAAggaaatgtcgcgtttatttgcATTTACTTGTGCGCGTATGTAGGTTGAAGCGTCTGCGAGAACTTCAAAGgcactgagcgatgctgtagctcctgcgagacaAAGATGCGGCGCGCCGGCATCGTAGGAAGCTTACTTTTGTTACGTttgcacgctgtttgctgcctccgaaaacgttttctgtttggtGCCCTGAAAAAGGCTGTGGAAGGATTTACTCTTTCTAAATAACTGCGAGAACAAAAATTACAATAAACTgcaaaaatataggagatacgtAAGTGTTACGTTCAGAGCATTTTCATTACGAATCAATTTAAAATTCtcagatttttatgctgatatgcctataaagaAGCCTGATGCTCTTTGTGCtcgcgagttgcagcacgccgaaataacacttgagacttctTTTATATTGTATACGTACTTCGCACTGCTGAGTttcctccctttccgaagcgtggatgggcggaagaagctttccaggttcTTGATCTTTAgtaaaccgtgcctcaacacaaccgaaagaggagggtccattgtggcctatgcaccttcgcttgcggacagctctttttgcactactcagttcgctccaaggctgcgatgggggcgcttgtgaagggtttttccgcagcgccgcctggccagAGTCTGAGGTCCATTCGATTGGGGATGGTGTGCTCTGCGACCTTCCCGAGACACGACGTTAGGGAGACAGACCTCAGATTCTCTGCATGGAGCGGTTTTCCGGGTTTGGGATTGAGGACTACATTGGCAGTTCGCCATTCGTCGAGCACCCTGCCTTCAGCCCATACTTTGTTACTTCTGTTCGGAATGATTGTTATGGCTTTGTCATCTAGATTTCTGAGTAGTTTGTTTGTGAGTACATCTGGGCCGGGGGCGGTGCGTCCATTTAGGTCGTGAAGGGTGTGCGCAATTTCCGAGACTTCGAAAGGACGATCCAGCTAGAGTTGATGTGCCCCCTTGCACTCGCGTATCGGATTTTCCCACGGGACTGATTTGCGCTGTACCGGAAGGTATATGTGTGCAGGGCGTCAGCAACATTCCGCGGAATCGTGCCTTCTTTCGTGTGTGTATGAACAATCGTTAGCCTGTTATTACTCTTATTCTAATTGCTGATGTCGGCGAATAGGAGCTCGAGAAGGCTCCACTTGCGGCCGCTTCTCATTTTACCGTCCGTTTCGTTACACACCTCGTCTTATTGCTAAGAACTCATCTTTCTTGAGTATTCCTTGATCTCTTTGTAGATTTCCGTTAATTTAGACCTCAGCCTCCTGTTTAGCTTCTGCTGTTTCCATCTTTCTTCTAACGCGTTCTCGGTCTCCAGGAGGCGTTGGAGCCTTGagtccatggctggcaaatccaGGTCCATGCTTATTTTTTTAGTGGCGTTGGCCACCGAAATTTTTAGATTTTTCAGGAGCTCTTCGAAAGTTCCTTCTAGTTTGTCCTCATTACCCCTCATTTTTGGAAGACGTCCCAGTCGACGAGGGTGTACGTCTTCGGGGGAGTGGGCGTGATGCGGACGTTCATTTCTAGGGTGAAATGGTCACTGCCAAAGTCCTCTTGCAGGCTCTCCCACGACCAGTCTGCGCACTCGGCAAGGTTAATCGCTTTTCTGTTAGCGGCGTAGCCCCAGACGATGTTaagtgcgttgaaatctccgtcAACAATCAGCGGCCCGTCCTTGGTTTGCGAGGCGGCCGATGTGAGAAATTTGTTAAAGTCCTTGAGCCTGTCAATCGGGGAACTGTAGACGTTTAGTATGTAAAGGTTGGCCTTTAGGGCCCGGCTGGGAATGATTTCTGTGAGCATGGATTCCAGGCCTTTCTTGTTGTGTTGTCGTAGGGCGCCTAGAGCCGTGAAGCATTAAGCTCCGTCGAAGCCTTCCGGATTTATGTGCATGCCGTTAACCGTCACCATCTCGGACATCTTCGCCGTCTTTTCAGGGGCAACAGTGGCCTCACGAAGTCCGGCGCTGCCGCGAAAGTGCTGAACTGGAAGCTAACCCTAGCTCCTTGCTCGTAGCTAAGCGTAAACGTAGCCAAGCCGCCATTTCGCCCCCTCAAAGTTAAGTAACCTGCCGAAAAGTTTACTCACCCCTACGAATTTGGTATCGTGGGAAAGTTCGCAACCCTTTAAGCAATGAGCGGAAAGAGAGCCGGCtatggaagaaaacgacgacgacgagcaCGACGAGAAAACGACAACGACGAGTGGCAAGGAGCTACTTTGCGGCATGTTCGCGAATGACGGAGACagaaagaaacaactttatttgaccAAGCTATTCCAGCACTATAGGTCCCAGGGTTCCAGCACGACAGCACTGCATTACACGTTTTAAAGCTCGTggagttacccgccgtggttgctcagtggctatggtattgggcagctgagcacgaggtcgcggtttcaAATCCCCGCCCCGAcaactgcatttcgatggaggcgaagtgcaaaaaacaTCCGTTTACTTAGCTTTAGgtgaagaattccaggtggtcaaaatttccggagtcctccactacgacgtgcctcataatcagaaagtggttttggcccgtaaaactaAATTTTAACAATTTCCTAAATTTAGCTCATGGAGTTCCATAACGTGGGCCAACAGCAACGATCAGTGGCGATCTTCTGCCTGGCCGGGTCCGTCCAGCGCTGAAGGGTCTCCTATTCGTCCGAGGTGGTCAGGAGCTACGGGCCACGCTGGGAAGGGCCCACCGGGTATTCAAGGAGAATGTAGGTAAAGCTATCGTTGGAGTGAGTGCATTGAGCACAGGAGAGGTGTATGTTTCCGGTTGGATACGGGAGAAGAAACAGGGGAGGAAAGGGTGCGGGTCTGGAGGCGACGCTATAATAGTTCGTGATAAATGTCaagggattggggggggggggacgtcttATAGCTGGCGTTAGGCGTGATATGCCTTGGTAAGCTCGCGGAACGAGTGCACGTGCATGCGAGAAGAGCTCGACTCTGATTCAGCTGCCACCCGGCGCATGAAACCTCGGGCGTGGTCATTGGCGGCTTCGTTGCCGGGGATCCCAGAGTGCGCAGGCACCCAGATCAGTTCTACATGGCGGGCCGGGTTCGTGGTGGGCGAGCTGAGACGGCGGAAAGTGGTCTCGTGGACTAGTCCTTTTTCAAAATGTGGGACTGCAATTTTTGAATATGTAAGGACGCACCGGGCATCAAAGTGTGTGAGGGCAAGCGCGATGGCCGCGTCTTCCAAGTATTTGAAGTAGAGCCATCAGGAAGGTGGAGAATTACGATGGGTTGGAGTGTATTGTCAGCGACTGCAACAGCCGCGTCTTCGCCCGCGCAGGCCTCTCGCACTCCTACGACATCAGCTTAGGAACAATAGTGGTTGTGGAGAGCTTTTCGAGGGCTTTGCGAAGGGGCGAATGATAGGTGGCGTGGGTGCTCCGAAAGAGCGGTTTTACTATGAGTTGAGTGTGTATGGGGCGGGGCGCTTGTAGAAGTGTGGTGTCGGCTGCTGGTACGGCGGAAATTGGCTAGCCAaatacagcttccctgtaaaaaataataatattttgaTGATGCTGAAGAAGATAATAACCGGTGACAAAAAGGTTAAATTCCACGTAACGTTATCGCTTCAACGTGCATCCCACAGACATGATAAGGTTCATACATTCAGTTATCAAACCAAACTCATCCACGAAGGCATTGCCTTCACCGGCTTGAACTAAGCGTGAAATCACCTCCCACTTTTTGCGTTATCAATTATGTGGACTGTCCAGACGAATTTTTGCTGTCGCCGTTGCCGCCACCATGCAATTCCTTATAAAGTACATGTACACCTCTGCACTATTGGAGTACGGCAAAATGACAAATTTTCTTTGACAGTAAGCTACCTATTTGAAGGAATTAGGCTTACGGTACCGAATCTAGACTTGTGACGTAGTTAGCGAAAAGCTTCTCAGCCGTCGTGGCACAGTTAATTTGAggtaatgactcgtactgggagatgtttgcgacgctttcagTGAGTCCCACGTTATTGTAATAAATttcggtttatttatttattatttatttatttatttatttcacaatactgccgctctcagccgagagcctagcagacgggtgtgaacactttcttttcccgacatacatacatgtgtgagctacacaaagaataaaaaagcaacaatattcaacaaaatacaaaggataaggtagataagctatacaacagaacactaaacaaagcagaataaaatgaacaacaaccggggcatatcatagtcaaagcaaaaacgtgaagtatttggaaacaaacaagtgtatacattttttttctaagcactgttagtttaacataaagagaacagggaacaaacatgagaaatcgttaataatctgttgtgatgagctccagttgtgaaacgaacagggataaagaatttgtcactgttaatgacgagttaagttgaTTCCAAtctctgattactcgaggaaagaatgaatacctgaatgcgtcattagaaaaggaatactcggttaggGTATattcgtgttgatgccgtgttacTCTAGATTGCGAATATAAAATAtaccgggtgatatcaattttatactgacggtgcagcatttgaaacagaaattttagtcgaccttgtttcgctctcgtcgataatgtgttgaggcctgaggaagctaagagacgtgaaggtgagtcagtagaacgatatttgctatgaatgaaccttgcggcttttctttgtacagcttcaagtttagctatgttagttgctgtgtaaggaaatCAAATTGtattagcgtattctaaaataggtctcacaaatgttttgtaggccagaagcttaatgttcgttggagcgatctttaggcgtctttttagataaaatagctttcgtagtgcagtagttgtaatattagttatgtgtgtttcccaattgaggtttgatgtcagcgttatccctaaatatttctgttggtcaaccatggaaagaggcgtgccattaacgatataggtgaaatgagagggttgcttttCTCTTGTTgttgtcattgccactgatttattgacgttaatagacatttgccactgggaacaCCAGTCAActagcgtgttaagggaatcagaaagatcgagatggtcgttatggctgttaatttctttatatatcacgcagtcatccgcgaagagtttgagtttgcaccctatattattggttatatcgttaataaagatcagaaataacagcggcccgagtaccgagccttgtggtactccagatgtgacaggaacgacatcagatggcatgtggtcatacataacaaattgtgagcggtgtgttagaaaagcttttatccaagcagaaacttctcctttcccgatggcatgctccacttttgcaattagcttagtgtgactcacgcaatcaaaagctttaggtaagtcaagtaaaatcatgtatatttgagaacgattattaatACTAAGAGCAACGTCGtgaactacctctgttagttgagtgatggttgataagccagaccgaaaaccatgctggtgaggcgataggatgttttcgcgttctagaaatactgtcatgtgttttagaatgatgtgttctagtattttgcatgaagtgctggtgagagatatgggtctgaaattgGCAACACTATTTTTGTCTCCTTTATTGTGGATCGGTATTActttagcctttttccagtcatgtggtagattagaagttgctagtgatttacgaaaaatgtgtcccaggtatctactgcaccactcagcatatttttttaggaattcgtttggaatttcgtcaggcccaattgatttcttagggtcaatattgaggagaagattgtggattccggcgtccgttattatta
Protein-coding sequences here:
- the LOC142578073 gene encoding uncharacterized protein LOC142578073, translated to MLTEIIPSRALKANLYILNVYSSPIDRLKDFNKFLTSAASQTKDGPLIVDGDFNALNIVWGYAANRKAINLAECADWSWESLQEDFGSDHFTLEMNVRITPTPPKTYTLVDWDVFQK